The Pieris rapae chromosome 16, ilPieRapa1.1, whole genome shotgun sequence genome includes a region encoding these proteins:
- the LOC111002991 gene encoding E3 ubiquitin-protein ligase TRIM33 — translation MESSSIFPGGSDGGEEIERALMDLGPLLGVAIKEEVLDELTDNSASSRLNVSCQDGSGTSGGADALGKADGGEGADSLVSPAVRTSFLTTKCVFCNAVLAQTEGIPKLMECLHSACEPCIKAKVEEKLAGSRDFLGAGRVTIQCAVCRLQCQPSNMIDQRFVLEKVSVEHAGNTGAGGSEQQCNSCEDTEPATSYCVDCAEFICDNCVQAHQRLKITKDHTIKSKDEAVTELQAAQGSRSDRDMYCRDHPQEKLGLFCETCDRLTCRDCQLQHHRDHKYQFSTEMAAQARVAIAALVSEVSYKRVLLGSAMKVIRDRQQLIADKKKALVHEITQTVVKLTNAINTRGKQLVLRLNEVCDGKQRTLGEKQAALEQLAAITDHCLSFVGAALEQGSDTAVLHGKRTVCQHLQRIKSRRADIPNPEIPVRITLQLDKLPELVRVLSTLGAIVVDGKVDGGGAGPGAPAAPPPPSTVAAAGGTYQAAPHSAVLALQQVAMHQSYVAAGGAYGLPLARSRPHTPLRHPHVTSTTHPHHLHGMNELNLRGLLNASGRGATSAAAAAGTGGAAGGRALHAHQAYHMMGAYGNVAFASGGRRGGGPRTPSPAPPAPPFAAHTPPAGAKWHIPQHGHGSASGEGVTGAGPPAPASGPEFKITLGPRHATPARTPLVSSTNPKTPSPSLNGGVSSELDKVCAESVQDLMATIAKLDSNGVQVVAEGAGRSPDPVHSSTDARPPDPNDDWCAVCMDGGELMCCDRCPKVFHQYCHIPAVEKLPEETESWQCLLCVNFAALPEEGPTPPGELSGRRRRIVERITLELYCQVDQSIPFREPQGGRAMCLDVIRMKLQPRADDRYTHEAQFVADVRLLFRNVYRCNPVESQLYRDAKSLEEFFDAQLVKWLPEYAFWSGEGEPPAKRARCA, via the exons ATGGAGAGTTCAAGTATATTCCCGGGTGGCAGCGATGGTGGTGAGGAGATTGAGAGAGCACTTATGGACCTAGGACCCCTGCTCGGTGTTGCTATCAAAGAAGAAGTACTCGACGAACTCACCGATAACTCGGCGTCTTCTCGCCTCAAT GTGAGTTGCCAAGATGGTAGTGGTACTAGTGGTGGTGCAGATGCATTGGGCAAAGCTGATGGTGGGGAGGGGGCCGATTCACTTGTGTCTCCAGCAGTACGAACAAGTTTTCTCACTACCAAATGTGTCTTTTGCAATGCTGTGCTGGCACAAACAGAAGGCATACCTAAGTTAATGGAATGTCTCCATTCAGCGTGTGAGCCATGTATTAAAGCTAAAGTAGAAGAGAAACTGGCTGGAAGCAGAGACTTTTTAG GAGCCGGCCGTGTCACAATCCAATGTGCAGTTTGCAGGCTCCAGTGTCAACCCAGTAATATGATCGACCAGAGATTTGTTCTTGAGAAGGTTTCTGTAGAACATGCCGGCAACACTG GAGCCGGAGGGAGTGAACAACAGTGCAATAGCTGTGAGGACACAGAACCCGCCACCAGCTATTGTGTGGACTGTGCTGAGTTCATCTGTGACAACTGTGTGCAGGCACATCAAag GCTCAAGATAACAAAGGACCACACGATAAAGAGCAAAGACGAGGCCGTGACGGAGCTGCAGGCGGCGCAGGGCTCGCGATCCGACCGAGACATGTACTGCCGGGACCATCCCCAG GAAAAACTCGGCCTGTTCTGCGAGACATGCGACCGCCTGACGTGCCGCGACTGCCAGCTGCAGCACCACCGCGATCACAAGTACCAGTTCAGCACCGAGATGGCTGCGCAGGCGCGGGTCGCCATCGCCGCGCTGGTCTCCGAGGTCAGCTACAAGCGTGTCTTGCTCGGTTCCGCAATGAAGGTCATCCGCGACCGCCAACAGCTCATCGCCGACAAGAAAAAGGCGCTCGTGCACGAGATCACGCAGACCGTCGTCAA GTTGACCAACGCCATCAACACGCGCGGCAAGCAGCTGGTGCTGAGGCTCAACGAGGTCTGCGATGGCAAACAGCGCACGCTGGGCGAGAAGCAGGCCGCGCTCGAGCAGCTGGCCGCCATCACCGACCACTGCCTGAGCTTCGTCGGCGCCGCGCTCGAGCAGGGCAGCGATACGGCCGTGCTGCACGGCAAGCGCACGGTGTGCCAGCACCTGCAGCGTATCAAGAGTCGCCGGGCTGACATCCCCAACCCCGAGATCCCCGTGCGCATCACGCTGCAGCTCGACAAGCTACCCGAGCTGGTCAGGG TCTTGTCGACGCTAGGCGCCATCGTCGTGGACGGCAAGGTGGACGGAGGCGGCGCCGGCCCCGGGGCCCCGGCGGCCCCCCCGCCCCCCTCGACCGTGGCCGCGGCTGGCGGGACTTACCAGGCCGCGCCTCACTCCGCGGTCTTGGCGCTGCAGCAAGTCGCCATGCATCAG TCGTACGTGGCCGCGGGAGGCGCCTACGGCCTGCCCCTGGCGCGCTCGAGGCCCCACACGCCGCTCCGGCATCCGCACGTCACCTCCACTACGCACCCGCATCACTTGCACG GTATGAACGAGTTGAACCTGCGCGGCCTGCTCAACGCGTCGGGACGCGGCGCGACgtcggcggcggcggcggcgggaACGGGCGGAGCGGCGGGAGGCCGAGCCCTTCACGCCCATCAGGCCTACCACA TGATGGGCGCCTACGGCAACGTGGCGTTCGCGAGCGGAGGGCGCCGCGGCGGCGGACCCCGGACCCCTTCGCCGGCGCCCCCCGCGCCCCCCTTCGCCGCGCACACGCCGCCCGCCGGCGCCAAGTGGCACATCCCGCAGCACGGACACGGCTCGG CGTCCGGCGAAGGCGTGACCGGCGCGGGGCCCCCGGCGCCCGCATCCGGGCCCGAGTTCAAGATCACGCTCGGTCCGCGCCACGCTACGCCCGCGCGCACGCCTCTCGTCTCCTCCACCAATCCCAAGACGCCCAGTCCCAGCCTCAAC GGCGGCGTCTCGTCCGAGCTGGACAAAGTGTGCGCCGAGTCCGTGCAAGACTTGATGGCGACGATCGCCAAGCTGGACTCCAACGGCGTGCAAGTGGTGGCCGAGGGCGCGGGTAGGTCGCCGGACCCCGTCCACTCGTCCACGGACGCCAGGCCCCCGGATCCCAACGACGACTGGTGCGCGGTTTGCATGGACGGCGGCGAGCTCATGTGCTGCGACCGCTGCCCCAAAGTCTTCCACCAGTATTGCCACATCCCCGCCGTCGAGAAACTGCCCGA GGAGACCGAGTCGTGGCAGTGCCTGCTGTGTGTCAACTTCGCGGCTCTGCCCGAGGAGGGACCGACGCCGCCCGGCGAGCTGAGCGGCCGGCGCAGGCGCATCGTCGAGAGGATCACGCTGGAACTGTACTGCCAGGTGGATCAGTCGATACCGTTCCGGGAGCCGCAG GGAGGTCGCGCCATGTGCCTGGACGTGATCCGCATGAAGCTGCAGCCCCGAGCCGACGACCGCTACACGCACGAGGCGCAGTTCGTGGCCGACGTGAGGCTGCTCTTCCGGAACGTGTACCGCTGCAACCCC GTGGAGTCGCAGCTGTACAGGGACGCCAAGAGTCTGGAGGAGTTTTTCGACGCGCAGCTGGTCAAGTGGCTGCCCGAATACGCCTTCTGGAGCGGCGAGGGTGAGCCGCCGGCGAAACGCGCGCGCTGCGCCTGA
- the LOC111002981 gene encoding glucosamine-6-phosphate isomerase 2 isoform X2, protein MRLIILEDASVVADWAARFVMQRIKEFNPGPGRRFVLGLPTGGTPLGMYRRLIDFYREGRLSFAHVTTFNMDEYVGLPRDHPESYHHYMYNEFFKHVDIAPEHAHVLDGNASDLAAECARFERLIKEAGGVHLFVGGIGPDGHIAFNEPGSSLVSRTRVKTLAYDTLEANKRFFDNDISKVPSKALTVGVGTVMDAQEVMILITGAHKAPALSKAIEEGVNHMWTVSAFQQHPQALFVCDEDATLELRVKTVKYFKSLMGEHNKLIAGTR, encoded by the exons ATGCGCCTGATAATCTTAGAGGATGCGTCGGTGGTGGCGGATTGGGCGGCACGGTTCGTGATGCAGCGCATCAAGGAATTCAATCCCGGCCCGGGACGGCGCTTCGTGCTGGGGCTGCCCACGGGCGGCACGCCTCTCGGGATGTACCGACGCCTGATCGACTTCTATCGCGAAGGTCGTCTCTCTTTCGCGCACGTGACCACTTTCAACATGGACGAGTACGTGGGGCTGCCGCGCGACCACCCCGAATCTTACCACCACTACATGTACAACGAGTTCTTTAAGCACGTGGACATAGCGCCGGAGCACGCTCACGTGCTGGACGGCAACGCGTCCGACTTGGCGGCCGAGTGCGCGCGCTTCGAGCGCCTCATCAAAGAGGCGGGCGGCGTGCACCTGTTCGTAGGTGGCATCGGGCCGGACGGGCACATCGCCTTCAACGAGCCCGGCTCCTCTCTCGTGTCGCGCACGCGCGTCAAGACGCTCGCCTACGACACGCTCGAGGCCAACAAGCGCTTCTTTGACAACGACATCTCCAAGGTGCCCTCGAAGGCGCTCACGGTGGGCGTCGGCACGGTGATGGACGCGCAGGAGGTGATGATCCTGATCACGGGAGCTCACAAGGCGCCGGCCCTGTCCAAGGCCATCGAGGAGGGCGTCAACCACATGTGGACCGTGTCCGCCTTCCAGCAGCATCCGCAGGCGCTCTTCGTGTGCGACGAGGATGCCACGCTCGAACTACGCGTCAAGACCGTCAAATATTTCAAG AGTCTGATGGGGGAGCACAACAAGCTGATTGCGGGCACGCGGTGA
- the LOC111002981 gene encoding glucosamine-6-phosphate isomerase isoform X1: MRLIILEDASVVADWAARFVMQRIKEFNPGPGRRFVLGLPTGGTPLGMYRRLIDFYREGRLSFAHVTTFNMDEYVGLPRDHPESYHHYMYNEFFKHVDIAPEHAHVLDGNASDLAAECARFERLIKEAGGVHLFVGGIGPDGHIAFNEPGSSLVSRTRVKTLAYDTLEANKRFFDNDISKVPSKALTVGVGTVMDAQEVMILITGAHKAPALSKAIEEGVNHMWTVSAFQQHPQALFVCDEDATLELRVKTVKYFKALSEEHQKMIEEVPVEAQQVIH; this comes from the exons ATGCGCCTGATAATCTTAGAGGATGCGTCGGTGGTGGCGGATTGGGCGGCACGGTTCGTGATGCAGCGCATCAAGGAATTCAATCCCGGCCCGGGACGGCGCTTCGTGCTGGGGCTGCCCACGGGCGGCACGCCTCTCGGGATGTACCGACGCCTGATCGACTTCTATCGCGAAGGTCGTCTCTCTTTCGCGCACGTGACCACTTTCAACATGGACGAGTACGTGGGGCTGCCGCGCGACCACCCCGAATCTTACCACCACTACATGTACAACGAGTTCTTTAAGCACGTGGACATAGCGCCGGAGCACGCTCACGTGCTGGACGGCAACGCGTCCGACTTGGCGGCCGAGTGCGCGCGCTTCGAGCGCCTCATCAAAGAGGCGGGCGGCGTGCACCTGTTCGTAGGTGGCATCGGGCCGGACGGGCACATCGCCTTCAACGAGCCCGGCTCCTCTCTCGTGTCGCGCACGCGCGTCAAGACGCTCGCCTACGACACGCTCGAGGCCAACAAGCGCTTCTTTGACAACGACATCTCCAAGGTGCCCTCGAAGGCGCTCACGGTGGGCGTCGGCACGGTGATGGACGCGCAGGAGGTGATGATCCTGATCACGGGAGCTCACAAGGCGCCGGCCCTGTCCAAGGCCATCGAGGAGGGCGTCAACCACATGTGGACCGTGTCCGCCTTCCAGCAGCATCCGCAGGCGCTCTTCGTGTGCGACGAGGATGCCACGCTCGAACTACGCGTCAAGACCGTCAAATATTTCAAG GCGCTGAGCGAGGAGCATCAGAAGATGATCGAAGAAGTGCCGGTGGAGGCGCAGCAGGTGATCCATTGA
- the LOC111002980 gene encoding replication factor C subunit 2, which produces MSDDDVTIMEVDEVEPATSKSATSVALKTAQLPWIEKYRPQKFSDIVGNEDTVSRLAVFAKAGNAPNIIIAGPPGVGKTTTILCLARALLGIAFKDAVLELNASNDRGIDVVRNKIKMFAQQKVTLPPGRHKIVILDEADSMTDGAQQALRRTMELYSSTTRFALAANNSEKIIEPIQSRCAVLRYSRLTDSQILAKVVEVCGKEGLSYTEEGLSAVVFTAQGDLRAALNNLQSTAQGFGHVSPDHVFKVCDEPHPMLIRNMLESCLKRDIHEAYKVIAKLVKLGYAAEDIVANIFRVAKTLEAPDDAKLTLIREIGLTHMRVADGLASPLQLAALLARMCHAS; this is translated from the exons ATGAGTGACGACGATGTAACTATAATGGAGGTGGACGAAGTTGAACCTGCGACTTCAAAGTCTGCTACATCAGTGGCGTTGAAAACCGCACAGTTGCCGTGGATAGAAAAGTATCGTCCTCAGAAATTTTCAGACATTGTTGGGAATGAAGATACCGTGTCACGGCTGGCTGTATTTGCAAAGGCCGGAAACGCTCCTAACATTATTATAGCAGGGCCGCCAGGCGTAGGCAAAACCACAACTATTTTATGCTTGGCACGAGCTCTACTCGGAATAGCTTTCAAAGACGCCGTGCTAGAGCTCAATGCATCAAACGACCGCGGGATTGATGTagtcagaaataaaataaagatgttTGCACAACAAAAG GTCACACTTCCCCCTGGACGACACAAGATAGTCATACTAGATGAGGCAGATAGCATGACTGATGGAGCACAGCAGGCCCTTCGACGGACAATGGAGCTTTATTCAAGCACCACACGGTTTGCTCTAGCTGCTAACAACAGTGAGAAAATTATCGAACCTATACAATCCCGTTGTGCTGTGCTTCGTTACTCTAGGCTCACTGACTCACAGATATTGGCAAAG GTGGTAGAGGTGTGCGGGAAGGAAGGTCTCTCGTACACCGAGGAAGGGTTGTCGGCCGTGGTGTTCACGGCGCAGGGTGACCTGAGAGCCGCACTCAACAACCTGCAGTCCACGGCGCAGGGCTTCGGCCACGTCAGCCCCGATCACGTGTTCAAGGTGTGCGACGAACCGCACCCGATGCTCATCCGCAATATGCTCGAATCTTGCCTCAAGCGGGACATACACGAGGCCTACAAG GTAATAGCGAAGCTGGTGAAACTAGGCTACGCCGCGGAAGACATCGTCGCTAACATTTTCAGAGTAGCCAAGACTTTGGAGGCGCCCGACGACGCCAAGCTGACGCTAATCCGCGAGATAGGGCTGACGCACATGCGAGTGGCCGACGGCCTCGCCTCGCCGCTGCAGCTGGCCGCTCTGCTCGCGCGCATGTGCCACGCCTcttga
- the LOC111002985 gene encoding charged multivesicular body protein 2a codes for MEWLFGHRMTPEEMLRKNQRALNKAMRDLDRERMKMEQQEKKVIADIKKLAKEGQMDAVKIMAKDLVRTRRYVRKFMIMKANIQAVSLKIQTLKSQSSMAQAMRGVTRAMATMNRQLNVPQIQRILQEFEKQSEIMDMKEEMMNDSIDEAMEGDDDEEESDAVVSQILDELGLQLNDQLSGLPQATGSLAVTAKTPASPTAAAAAGGGPAGGALSDADAELQARLDNLRRE; via the exons ATGGAGTGGTTGTTTGGACACCGAATGACGCCGGAGGAGATGCTGCGTAAAAACCAACGCGCTTTGAACAAAGCCATGCGCGACCTTGATAGAGAACGTATGAAGATGGAACAGCAAGAGAAGAAAGTGATTgctgatataaaaaaactagctAAGGAAGGCCAAATG GATGCTGTTAAGATAATGGCAAAAGATCTTGTCCGCACTCGGCGCTATGTTCGCAAATTTATGATAATGAAAGCAAATATCCAGGCTGTTTCTCTTAAGATACAGACACTAAAGTCTCAGAGTAGTATGGCTCAAGCAATGCGGGGTGTCACCCGGGCCATGGCAACAATGAACAGACAACTAAATGTGCCTCAAATACAGAGAATTCTTCAG GAGTTTGAGAAGCAGTCTGAGATAATGGATATGAAGGAGGAGATGATGAATGACTCCATAGATGAGGCCATGGAGGGTGACGATGATGAAGAGGAAAG CGATGCTGTAGTGTCGCAGATCCTGGACGAACTCGGGCTCCAGCTCAACGACCAGCTTTCTGGACTTCCGCAGGCGACCGGCTCCCTCGCCGTCACCG CGAAAACGCCGGCGAGCCCgacggcggcggcggcggcgggcgGCGGTCCGGCGGGCGGAGCTCTGAGCGACGCCGACGCCGAGCTTCAGGCGCGTCTCGACAACCTTCGCCGCGAGTGA
- the LOC111002984 gene encoding lysoplasmalogenase, translating to MKQVLRVYYALEIVRLRCVWTKKILLYKEMITPSDLMKRVGESGKLVPFFKAVGVYFTVGCGAPSASAAALKCAPVVCLLACVATTRRGAHARRVAAGLALSAAGDALLVWPHLFVAGMAAFAAAHLAYISAFGLRPLCVRGALLAYGATALFLRALTPPPPLRALVPAYAALLATMAWRGAATPGPQRYGALLFLLSDAILGYGLFGGSVPYEKVLVMTSYYSGQLGIALSALRRPPGARH from the exons ATGAAACAAGTATTGCGTGTTTATTACGCATTAGAAATTGTTCGTTTACGTTGTGTATGGACAAAGAAAATACTGTTGTATAAAGAAATGATAACTCCTTCCGATTTG ATGAAGCGCGTGGGCGAGAGCGGGAAGCTGGTGCCGTTCTTCAAGGCTGTGGGTGTTTATTTCACCGTGGGTTGCGGCGCACCGTCGGCGTCCGCGGCGGCGCTGAAATGCGCGCCCGTGGTGTGCCTGCTGGCGTGCGTGGCGACGACGCGGCGCGGGGCGCACGCGAGGCGGGTGGCGGCCGGGCTGGCACTGTCTGCGGCCGGGGACGCGCTGCTCGTGTGGCCGCATCTGTTCGTGGCCGGCATGGCTGCCTTCGCGGCCGCCCACCTCGCCTACATATCCGCCTTCGGGCTGCGCCCGCTGTGCGTGCGCGGCGCCCTGTTGGCCTACGGCGCCACGGCGTTATTCTTGCGTGCGCTGACACCGCCGCCGCCTCTGCGCGCTCTCGTTCCGGCCTACGCGGCACTCCTGGCCACGATGGCGTGGCGCGGCGCAGCCACACCGGGCCCGCAGCGCTACGGGGCGCTGCTGTTCCTGCTGTCCGACGCCATCCTCGGATACGGCCTGTTCGGCGGGTCGGTGCCCTACGAGAAG GTGCTGGTGATGACGAGCTACTACTCGGGGCAACTGGGCATCGCCCTGAGCGCTCTGCGGCGTCCTCCCGGCGCACGGCACTAG
- the LOC111002986 gene encoding zinc finger protein 330 homolog, producing MPKKKTGQRKKAEKQKLRQKEIRNARGHIDLAQHPCNLPMECDKCQKKQKSRAFCYFCSALQRLPVCAQCGKVKCMLKSGDCVVRHPGVYTTGLGMVGAICDFCEAWVCHGRKCLQSHACTCPLQDAVCLECERGVWEHGGRVFRCCFCQGFLCEDDQFEHQASCQVLESETYKCQSCNRLGQYSCMRCKTCFCEEHVRRRGTKPSRGAPPCPRCSYALHVTSDLALSTRSHRYGRQGAAVPDDDDYPSYSHSAAYDEGRDYTYSDEDGSDEDDDDDDDDDDEEEDESSEDEQAGDNASTPGPTDT from the exons ATGCCGAAGAAAAAGACAGGGCAACGCAAGAAGGCAGAGAAGCAAAAACTTCGGCAGAAAGAAATTCGCAATGCTAGAGGGCATATTGACTTAGCACAACACCCTTGTAACCTTCCTATGGAATGTGATAAGTGTCAAAA GAAGCAGAAGAGTCGGGCGTTCTGCTACTTTTGTTCGGCGCTTCAACGCCTGCCAGTTTGCGCGCAGTGCGGGAAGGTGAAATGTATGCTAAAATCTGGTGACTGTGTGGTTCGGCACCCCGGTGTGTACACTACTGGATTGGGTATGGTG GGTGCCATCTGTGACTTCTGTGAGGCTTGGGTATGTCACGGGAGAAAGTGTCTGCAGTCACACGCCTGCACTTGTCCTCTTCAAGATGCTGTCTGTCTGGAATGTGAAAGAG GTGTGTGGGAGCACGGAGGACGAGTTTTCAGATGTTGCTTCTGTCAAGGTTTCCTCTGTGAAGATGACCAGTTTGAACATCAGGCCTCTTGTCAGGTGCTCGAGTCTGAAACATACAAAT GTCAGTCGTGCAACCGCCTGGGCCAGTACTCATGCATGCGATGCAAGACCTGTTTCTGCGAGGAGCACGTACGTCGCCGCGGCACCAAGCCGTCGAGAGGAGCGCCGCCTTGTCCGCGCTGCTCCTACGCTCTGCACGTAACTTCGGACCTCGCGCTCTCCACTCGCTCGCATCGTTACGGCCGGCAAGGCGCAGCCGTCCCCGACGACGATGATTACCCTTCGTACTCTCACTCGG CTGCATATGATGAAGGCAGGGATTACACTTATTCAGATGAGGATGGGTCGGATGAGGACGACGATGACGACGACGACGATGACGATGAGGAGGAGGACGAAAGCTCGGAAGACGAACAGGCGGGCGACAACGCCTCGACCCCTGGCCCCACAGACACCTAG